One window from the genome of Roseomonas haemaphysalidis encodes:
- a CDS encoding M20 family metallopeptidase — MPAEPEPGINFLQALIRLVPRGEAAVQAHVAGALRALGCEVEVLRYSPGDVTMRDEFAAAQSLAAEPREAVVARLRGSGGGRSVMFFAHPDGEAVHGTGGWTHPPFEGVVSNGRLHGWGVSDDLAGVANMVDSLRLVVSQGGALRGDVILASTPSKRHARGMAAVMQHGYLADAAVYLHPAESGAGMREVKTFAGGQLLFTITIAGHQPPTSEPDHTAFAHLGVNPADKLVLVLQALRALDAARGARIRNPSLQDAIGRSTNLLVSGVSAPGKAGRVPLECVVTCALSFPPGEPMASAQAEVEAALHEAAAGDDWLRRNPPVLAWLSGVTGAEVAPDHPLYQVVSRAVQDGTGEAPHVNVLHTSSDIRVPMVQQGIPCVGLGPLGGNLTQNGRHDEWVDVADYRRGVLVVAGIINGWCR, encoded by the coding sequence ATGCCAGCCGAGCCCGAACCCGGTATCAATTTCCTGCAAGCGCTGATCCGGCTGGTGCCGCGGGGCGAGGCGGCGGTGCAGGCGCATGTGGCCGGGGCCCTGCGCGCGCTGGGCTGCGAGGTGGAGGTGCTGCGCTATTCTCCAGGTGACGTCACGATGCGCGACGAATTCGCCGCCGCGCAGTCGCTGGCCGCAGAGCCGCGCGAAGCGGTGGTGGCCCGGCTGCGCGGGTCGGGCGGCGGACGCAGCGTGATGTTCTTCGCGCACCCTGACGGCGAGGCGGTGCACGGCACCGGGGGCTGGACACATCCGCCGTTCGAAGGCGTGGTTTCCAATGGCCGGCTGCACGGCTGGGGCGTGTCGGACGACCTCGCCGGCGTCGCCAACATGGTGGACTCCCTGCGGCTGGTGGTGTCGCAGGGCGGCGCGCTGCGCGGCGATGTCATCCTGGCCAGCACGCCCAGCAAGCGGCATGCGCGCGGCATGGCGGCGGTGATGCAGCATGGCTACCTGGCCGATGCCGCCGTCTACCTGCATCCCGCCGAATCCGGCGCGGGCATGCGGGAGGTGAAGACCTTTGCGGGCGGGCAGCTGTTGTTCACCATCACCATCGCCGGGCACCAGCCGCCGACCAGCGAGCCGGACCATACCGCCTTCGCGCATCTTGGGGTCAACCCGGCCGACAAGCTGGTCCTGGTGCTGCAGGCGCTGCGCGCGCTGGACGCGGCACGCGGCGCGCGGATCCGCAACCCGTCGCTGCAGGATGCGATCGGGCGTTCCACCAACCTGCTGGTCAGCGGCGTCTCGGCGCCGGGCAAGGCGGGGCGCGTGCCGCTGGAATGCGTCGTCACCTGTGCCCTGTCCTTTCCGCCCGGCGAGCCGATGGCCTCGGCGCAGGCGGAAGTGGAGGCGGCGCTGCACGAGGCGGCTGCAGGCGATGACTGGCTGCGCCGGAACCCGCCCGTGCTTGCTTGGCTGTCCGGCGTGACCGGCGCCGAGGTAGCGCCCGACCATCCGCTGTACCAGGTGGTCAGCCGCGCGGTGCAGGACGGCACCGGCGAAGCGCCGCATGTCAACGTGCTGCACACCTCCAGCGACATCCGCGTGCCGATGGTGCAGCAGGGCATCCCCTGCGTCGGCCTCGGGCCGCTGGGCGGCAACCTGACGCAGAACGGCCGGCACGACGAATGGGTGGACGTGGCCGACTACCGGCGGGGGGTCCTGGTTGTCGCTGGCATCATCAACGGTTGGTGCCGCTGA
- a CDS encoding polysaccharide deacetylase family protein, with the protein MARDLIGYGGQWPDLRWPNGARLAVSVAVNLEEGAEQQVGDGDPQSERMGEVLSVVPAGVRDMGQEQIFAYGTRAGIWRMLEALEQHRVPATFLMCGRAVQRAPALARAAVAAGHEAAAHGWLWRPHADYASRDAEAADLARCAEAIAQATGQRPRGFFCRGAESAWTRGLLLEQGFRYTSNAFDDDLPYHDPAHPGLLVVPYALDSNDMKFFHPNGFVRAGEMVDYVADALAVLLAEAERGRPRLLNIGYHLRIAGRPGRFRAFEGVLEQLAALGGRIWLARRAEIAEAFAAAVPPAAFTGTASTTRP; encoded by the coding sequence ATGGCGCGCGACCTGATCGGCTATGGCGGCCAGTGGCCGGACCTGCGCTGGCCCAATGGGGCCCGCCTGGCGGTTTCCGTGGCGGTGAACCTGGAAGAGGGCGCCGAGCAGCAGGTCGGTGACGGTGACCCGCAGTCCGAGCGCATGGGAGAGGTGCTGAGCGTGGTGCCTGCTGGCGTGCGGGACATGGGGCAGGAACAGATCTTTGCTTATGGCACCCGTGCCGGCATCTGGAGGATGCTGGAGGCGCTGGAGCAGCACAGGGTGCCCGCCACCTTTCTGATGTGCGGCCGCGCCGTGCAGCGCGCCCCAGCCCTGGCCCGCGCCGCCGTGGCGGCGGGGCACGAGGCAGCCGCGCATGGCTGGCTGTGGCGCCCGCATGCCGACTATGCCTCACGCGATGCCGAGGCGGCGGACCTGGCGCGCTGCGCCGAGGCCATCGCGCAGGCCACCGGCCAGCGGCCGCGCGGCTTCTTCTGCCGCGGCGCGGAAAGCGCCTGGACGCGCGGGCTGCTGCTGGAGCAGGGCTTCCGCTATACGTCCAACGCCTTTGACGATGACCTGCCGTATCATGACCCGGCGCATCCTGGCCTGCTGGTGGTGCCCTATGCGCTGGATTCCAACGACATGAAGTTCTTCCACCCCAACGGCTTCGTCCGCGCCGGGGAGATGGTGGACTACGTGGCGGACGCCCTGGCGGTGCTGCTGGCGGAAGCGGAGCGTGGCCGCCCGCGGCTGCTGAACATCGGCTACCACCTGCGCATCGCCGGCCGCCCCGGCCGCTTCCGCGCCTTCGAGGGCGTGCTGGAACAACTCGCTGCCCTGGGTGGCCGGATCTGGCTGGCCCGCCGCGCCGAGATCGCCGAAGCCTTCGCCGCCGCGGTGCCGCCTGCCGCCTTTACCGGAACCGCGTCCACCACCCGGCCATAG